One Priestia filamentosa genomic window, CAGCTGCAAATATCATAGAAACAACAGTTAGTATATTTCCCGCATGAGCGTGTAAACGATCCTTTTGATCCTGCAAATTTGGATAATTTACAATCATTACAATAGCAAACCCAATCATAAATAGAGCTGGTAAAGGTAAAAGTCCCATAACTAGAGCTGTTAGTATTAAAATAGTTAAAATTAAATTAAACCAAAATAGTTTAGGACGCTTTATTGATGCATCCATACCCATATCAATATCGGCAGCAATTTCTTTACTAAATGCTGTATCAATAGTTACAACTCCTAGTCTCTTACGTTCACGGCGCCCAAGAAAATAAGAAACTGCCAAAACCCATAGCGTTCCTGCAATCATAGAAGGAATAAGTGGTAGAAGTAAATCTGTTACATCTGCTTTTACCGCCGCCGTAGCTTGTACAGCAGGTCCCCCCCATGGAGTTAGGTTCATAACCCCCATTGCCAATGCAGGCATACAGGCTAGAATAAGTTTATTCATACCTAGTCGATTGTATAGTGGAAGAAATGCAGTTACTACAATTAAATATGTAATGGTACCATCCCCATCCAGAGCTACTATTAAGGATAGGACTGCAGTACCCACTACAATTTTCAAAGGGTCACCGCCCACCACTTTTATGACTTTCGCTACTAGTGGGTCAAATAAACCTGTATCAATCAATACACCAAAATAAAGAATGGCGAAGATAATCATAATTGCCGTTGGAGCAATGGTTTCAAGGCCTTTCATCATCATTGGTCCCAAATCAGTAAATCCAGCAATTAGGGCAAAAATAACTGGTACCACTGTAAGCGCACTGAATGCGGACAAACGCTTACTCATAATTAAATACATAAAAACTACAATCATTGAAAATCCTAGAAATGTTAGCATACTATACCCCCTCTATATTTTCCCATATCATTCCCTGGCATTTAACTATAAATAAATATTAATAGCTAAACAGTAATAGGTTCACATTTGTAAACCCTTACAAAAAATAAAATTATCTATATCTTCCCTTTACCTGCACTGATTTATTGATGCTATTCATAAAAAAGGTCTCTTTTTTCATTTTTAATGAATCCCTCCTTTACTTAAAATATGGTGTTCTTACTTGGAATAAAAATATTCAAGATAACGTTTTCATAACTATGTAAGTCAAAATATCTTAAATCCTAGAATTCATAAATTTATAGTCACTTTATAGGCTCTCAGGAATGCAGGAGTAAGATATCTTCCGGATGATATCTAAAAAAGCAACCATTTTAGAAAGCTAATTAATTTCATCAATAAAAACAATAATAAAGTAATAATTATTACTTTATTATTTAATGTTGTAATAATTTTGACTATTTAAATGTATACTACCATGGTTACTTGTTAAAAGTAAATATTTTTTTAAATTGGCATTGAATGAGATAGAGTAAGATATTAACCAAAACAAATAAAAAGGTGATAGTGGTATGAGGTATCGAATTAACTTGCCAATTCAATATTTCATATCCCTATCACCTTTATAAATTTAATCCGTATAATGATAGTTTATTTGTGTAAGAATGGAATTAATTTCATCAAGACGATCTTTTGTCTTTTCTGGGTAGTTTATAGCTATAGAACTTATCAGATAATCGGCTACAAGCATAGATGCTACTGGAGAATTATGAAAAGCAATACTAGTAGAACTACAAGGTAGTACTAAGTTTGAGTACTCAACTAAAGGAGAAGAATAACTGTCAGTAATTGAAATGACCTGAGCACCATTATTTTTAGCAGCTATTGCAAATTCAACAGTTCTTCTAGCGTATCTTGGGAAAGAAGTTGCAATCACTAAATCTTTAGAAGTTAAAGTAATGCCTTTATCAACCCAATCACTTAAATCGGATACAATTAATTCGCAGTTTCCCAGTAAACGATTAAGCCCAAAAGATAGATGTTGTGCTACTGGTAAACCACTCCTTACGCTCGTGCAAAATATTCGATCTGCAGAAATAATCATCTCTAGAGCTGTATTTAAACTCTCTGTGGAAATCATTTCTACCGTGGATTGAATGTTATTAAATTGATTTTCTGCACAGCGCATCCATAAATCACTATCATCTAAATCTTTTAAATTTGTCTCTAATCGGATTTGAGGAGCAGCATTATTACGTAAAAGCTCTTGAAGACCTTTTTGAAACTCTGTATATCCGGAGTAACCTAGACTAAACGTTAATCTCATTATGGTAGTGGTGCTGGTTTTTACAGTTAAGGCCAATTGATCAACTGTTAAGAAGGCTACATCTACAGGATTTTTAAGAATATAGTCTGCAACTCTTCGCTGGGTTTCTGTTAGTTGTGAGATGTTATTTTTTAATTTTAAGAGTGGATTTTCCATATATTCGCTCCAATTGAACAGATTATATTGTAAATTTTACATTTTTAAATTATTGAAGAATATTTATTACAATATTTAATTGAATTTTATCATGCTAATTTTTTTATGTAAAAAAAAATCTCCTTAAATGATAAGGTTTACAATACAATTTCGCCTCCTCTTCTATTCAATAATAAGGTTTACTTTATTAAGTATTAGTGATAATATACATCTATATTGTTAGTAATAAATATTACTATATTTAAACTTGTTGTAATTTTTATTACTTTAATACTTCATTTTATAAGAATCTTCTTTTATTTTTTTAGTCTAAAAGCAAAGCAATAAAGTTATGAAGGGATAGTGGATTACATCAATAATTTTATTAAATTAACCAGTTTTGAAAGCGTTATCTTTGGGGCGTGTAAACAAAACATAATCTTTGAGAATTATATCTAATTAATCGTTTAACTACCAAAATAGAAAAGGAGTGTATAAAAGTGAGTAAATTAGCACCACTATTATCTAAGGATATTATCGAGAGAGCAGAATCTCTTAACACGACTCTTATATCGGATGCGATGGGATGTACAGGTTCTATGGATTACAAAATAAAGCCGGTAGCATCAGGTATGAAGGTAGTTGGAACTGCTCTAACTGTAAGTTTGAGACCTGGAGATAATTTATTTCTTCACCAGGCAATCTATGATGGAAAAGAAGGGTATGTTTTGGTTGCGGATGGAAAGGGACACACTACAAATGCCTATCTTGGTGAATTGATGGCAGGAGCAGCGAAGGCCATGGGAATTGAAGGAATTATTATTGATGGATTAGTTCGTGATAAGGAGACACTTAGTGAATCAGACTTCCCTATCTTTGCAAAAGGGTTTATTCCTAATGGTCCCCTAAAAGACGGTCCAGGAGAACTTCATAAGCCTATTTCTTGTGGGGGAGTCTCCGTTGTTCCTGGAGATTTAATTATTGGCGATGATGATGGAGTTGTGGTAGTTCCAAAAGACAAAATTGAAGAGGTTCTTTCCAAAGCAGAGAAAAAACTAGATTACGAGAAAACACGTCTAGAAAATATTGCAGCCTATGAAAAAGCACGTACGGAAGGTAGACCTGGAGGAAACATTCAACCTCATTGGCTAAGAGAACAAATGAAAGCGTATGGATTATAAGAAAAGGGGAGAATTTCACAATGAAATTAGGTTTTATTGGGTTTGGGGAGGCAGCTTTTGAATTATCAATCGGATTAAAACAAGAGGGGTTAGAAACTATTTGTGCTCATGATGTCATGTTAGATCACCCTACTTTTGGTCCGCAAATTAAGGAACGAGCTAAACAAGCACAAGTGGAACTGGAATATACACCCGAATCGTTATTAATGAGAGAAGATCTGGCGATGCTAATTGTCGCTGTGCCAGCAAATAAAGCATACGAAGTCAGCGATTCTTTAAAACCTTATCTGAGAAAAGAACTCATTTATATTGATGTATCTGCATCAACGCCAGATATAAAAAGAAAAATTAGCAATAGCCTCAAGGAGAAAGGTGTTAGCTTCGTCGATGCATCTATGATGGGACCTCTACCAGTTTATAAGCATAAAGTCCCGATTCTAGCAAGTGGTGAGGGTACAGATGCATTTATTGATATCATGTCTCGATATGGAATGGATATTTCAAAAGTAAGTGAAAAGCCTGGAGATGCATCGGCAGTTAAGTTGATTCGTAGTATTTTTATGAAAGGGCTACCTGCTCTTTTGGTTGAAATGTTAGAAGCAGCGCACAAGTTTGGCGTAGAAAATCTGGTGATTAGTTCTATAAGTGAGACAATGAATTCGAAGATTTTTGAGGAGACTATGAATCGTTTAGTTACAGGAACTTCAATTCATGCACTAAGAAGATCCATAGAATTAGAAGGTTCCATAGAAATGCTAGAGTCCTCAAATTTAAGTTCTTTGATGTCAAATGCAGCAAAAGATAAGCTTCAGCTATTAGCAGAATTGAATCTAAAAGAAAAGTTTCAAGGAAAGACCCCAGAAAATTGGTTGGATGTAATCACGGCATTTGAGGATACAAATAAAAAGAGTTCAAATATTTCATAGAGAGCACAGTTTATATACTTGGCAGACTAACATTGAGTGGAGTGATTATATCTTGGGAACATGGCGTTTACATGGTGGTTTAATTTGGAAGGGAGACACTTTTAAAGAAAACAATTATCTGGATATAGATGTAACTAATGCAGAGGATCGAGAAATTCATCTATCTGCATCCCATTTATTAGTCCCAGGTTTAATTGATTTTCATTGTCACATTTGGGCACCAGGTGCTCCTGTTGCTGTAACTGATACCGAATATATTTCCTCAGGAGTGGTGGCATCTGTTGATGCAGGAACATTTGGATATGAAGGGTGGGAAAATGCAGACCGATTATGGCAGAATAGTCAAATGGAGATTCGCTCTTGGCTTTCAGTCCTTCCCGAAGGTCTTACCATCCACCCAAACCCGAATCCAACAAAGCCTGAAAACATATCACTAGAGCGTTTAGTAGAAACCGCGTCCAATGCAGGAGATCGACTATATGGTTTTAAAGTTCGATTAGGTCAAGTGGATGCAAAAACAGATCGAGCATTATTGAACATTGCACGTGCTGCTGCAGAAAAAAGTGGCTTAAAAGTAATGGTTCATCTAACGGGTTCCGAACTATCCATTGACGAAGTTGTAGAAATTTTACGACCTGGTGATGTATTAACACACCCTTATCACGGTCAAAAAGGCCATGTTTTGGATGAGTATGGAAAAGTATCTACTTCTTTTAAAGATGCGGTTGAAAAAGGTTTATTGTTAGACGTTGGTCAGGGTAGCAAACATTTCGCTTGGAAAGTATTTCAGCAGGCAGCCCTAACAGAGGGAATCAAGCCCCACTTCATTAGCTCGGATATTGTAAGAAATACATGGAAGAAACCACCGGTTAGTGATATGAGTTATATCATCTCGAGATTTATTGCAGGTGGGCTTTCAAGGGATGAGGTTTTTGCCTCTGTACTAAATACCACAAGCCGATTTATGAATCTGAAGTTTGACTATGTAAACCATGTCCTTGTTTTGCAGGCAGATCATTCTGAAGTTCAATATTCGGATTCAGAAGGAGACATTATTACTGGTCATATCCAATACAATCCGAGTATCCATATCAATCATGGAAGGGTAATTTTTGCGCCCAGTTCAAAGGAGGATTGTATTCGAAAAACGCTAAAAATAAAGTAGTTTTTAGCGTTTTGTTTATAAAGATAAAATTGGTTGCAAAACAGTAATGGGGATGGGTAAATAATGAGAAATAAATGGATTATCTTATTATTATTATGGCTCACTTATATGGTATCCTATCTAGATCGTGTAAATATATCTACAGCAGGACCATTGATGATGAAAGATCTTAATATGGATGCTGATAGTTTTGGTTGGATTCTAGCAGCGTTTACATTAGGGTATGGATTAATGCAAATACCTGGAGGAATGCTTGCTGATCGTTTTGGAGCAAAAAAAGTGATGATTTTTGGAGTGATTTGGTGGTCCATTTTTACAGGATTATCTGGAATGGTTGCATCAGTTGGTATGTTAATTGCTATGCGAGCATTATTTGGGGCCGGTGAAGCATTAGGAACAGGGTCTCAGTGGAAGATGCTTGGTCAATTTTTTCAGGGATCAGACCGAAACCTAGCATCAAGTCTGTATAATACAGCCATTCCGTTAGGTCCGGCTCTTTGTGCTCCACTCTCCGTATGGATTATGGGAAAAGTAGGATGGCAGGGTCTATTCTATTGGTTTACGGTCCCTGGAATTGTAATAGCTATCTTATTGTATTGGTTTTTACCAAATGACTCTAGAGAAGATAGTCCAAGTGCAGGGAAATCAGGTAAGAAAGAGAAACGTTTTGCACTAAAGGATATTGTTAAATATCCCAGCAGTTGGCTTATCTTCACCGCCTATTTAACAAAAAGCGTCGCAGCATGGGGTCTCTTGGGTTGGATCCCCACCTATCTGAACACAAGTCGAAATATTGACTTTAAGGATTTAGGTTTGGCATCTTCAATACCCTATATCTTAGGATTTTTTGGTTTGTTGTTTTTTGGTTGGTTGGGTAACCGGGTCAAACACCGTGCTTCTCTTATAGGGGTAATTTATTTATTAGCAGGTGTAGGTTTATATTTCGCTTTTAGTGCGGAGACAACTAACGGCAGTATAATGTATTTATCTATTGCATCCTTCTTTATATTTGGTGCGTACGGACCATTTTGGGGACTCACTCTTGATTTATTTCCAAGTGAGATTCACGGAACTCTTAGTGGATTTACCAATTTTGGCGGGCAGATTGGTGGGTTTGTATCCCCTTTGGTAGTTGGTTATCTGGTGAAATCAACAGGATCATTTAATTACGGGTTTTTATTCATGATTGTCACCCTAATTGTTGCGTCAATTGCTCTATTTGGACTCGACTATCTGAAAATAAAAGCGAACAAAAACAGAGGTTTCCCGGAACAAAAATTTGTATAGGTATACGATAGGTTCAACTTATACCTAGGAAATCTGCTTTATAACCTCGCTAATCAAGTTTTTTAGATTGAAATTATAAAAAAAGAAGGCCTTATGCGCCTTCTTTTTTTATACAGTATATAATCCTAATTTGTATGATGTTGATTATAGACACCTTTCCATTCTTTCTTTAGAAAAGTAATATTCGTGTGTTCGAAACCTAGAGATTAACTGTAAGATTATCCAGGTTTCTAAATGAGAAACAATCCGAGGAACAACAAACATCATTCTCTCTTCTTTAATTGAATCTCTTTCACCTTTTGACTTAGATGATCTGGCCACCATGCTCCACAATCATCCGATACAACGCAAGCAGCACATGCTTCTAAATCATAAACCATCATCCCTTTGATTGGTGGAGAATAGAGATGAAGGGTGACGAGATCCGTACCTCCTGCACTATTCATTTTATGCACCCCTTTTTGGGGAGCGAAGAAAATCTTTCCTTCTTCCTGATACTGAGAAAACAACTCTTCTGGAAGCTGGTTTTCTTTCACTTCGTAAACCGTATTTATAGTTATACCATTCACTACTTGAATCCAGCCGTATGAATGACCATGATCGTGAGGAGCACACTCTATTCCCGACCAATTCATAACAAGTAATTCTACTTCGTCATTTTGATAGAGAAGCTTTCGATAGTAGGGTTTGTCCTCGGCTGACTGCAATAGTGGCTTTAATTCATCAAAATTTATATCCAAAGCCAAAAGCGCCTCTCGTAATTCAAATCGAGTAGGTGAATTTAATTCATCTAAAATATGCTTTGCCTGTTCAATTAAAGTCATACAACGATTCCCTCCTTATGAGTAGGGCGATTTTGATGGTTTCGATATGGTTATGAATCCTTGTTTCTCCATGGTAAGGAATTTAAAAAAGTGAATAGTCGTCCATTAACTAAAATGACTCCCATTATAATTATGATGCCTCCTAATATGCTTATGGGAATAATCTTTTCTTGTAATAGTAGAATAGCTGTTATCAATGTCGCGACTGGTTCCAAATATAGGAACACAGAAACCTGGGACGCCTCTAACACCTCTAATGCTTTTGCCCAGTACCAATAAGCAACACCTGATACAAATACACCGAGGAATAACAAATGAGCCCACTCCACATCTGTTAAAAGAGGCATGATCTCCCATCCTTTATTCCTTATGAGAAACGGGGTCGTTAGAGCAAATCCTAACAAACACATATAAAATGTAATAACAAGAGAGGGAAGTTGGATATGCAATCTTTTTAATAGTACAGAATAGATCGCCCAGTTTAGTGTACTTAAAATCATTAACAGGTAACCAATGTTGATTGGGAACTGAAAAGACTGCTGACTGCCAGAAGTGGTCACCAGAAGAACTCCAATGATAGCTACAATCATCCCTGCTGCTTTTAATACGGTCATCTTTTCATGTAGAAAGAGTACTGAAAGAATGACCGTAAATACAGGGGAAAACGAAATGATCCACCCTGCTGCGGAGGCATCTATTGTTAGAAGAGCCGTTGCCTGAATAACTTGGTGAACGAATACTCCAAGAATGCCTAACACAATCAGATGAGGAATATATGTGAATGGAATCTTTAATGGATATCGCTTCAACACTAATAATACCAATAAAAAAAGTGCTCCAATTCCGAACCGAATAACAAGGAGTGTATATGGATCAAGTTTATCCAAAACAGCTTTGGTAGAGACAAAGGAAATCCCCCAAAAACTAATAGACATCGTTGCATATAACGAGGCAGCAAATTTAGCCCTTGACGCAATCATAAGCCCATTTTTCCTTTCAACAATATGATTATCTTCTACTAATATATGCATTTTCTAAAAGAAAATGAGAAAAAATTCATTCCAACCAACTAAAAGATAAATGCCAAATTCACACCTATATTTTGTATAAATAAATTTTTTACTAAAAGGAATTTATATAAAACATTTTCGAGGTAGTAAAAAAGCACAAATCCATTGTTAACCAACGGGTTTGTGCTTTTTTCTTTTTTATCTCACTTCTCCCAGTGTCAATGGTTCATTAATTAGTATAAAGGATTGGGCTAGCTGAATTTGAACCAACCTTACCCTATAGAAATTGGAGAATTAAAGAAAAAAAGTGTCTGTGAGCATCTAATTAAGTAAAATAAAATATTGGGATAATAGGGTTGAAATCTGTGTCTATAGCTAAATCTATCCTTTCAGAAATAGAAGCAACGCATATGATTAAAAAGAATTAAATTTATCAAGAGATAAGGCCTGTGTAGGTACCCTCTCACAGTTAGTAAAATAAGGCCAAATCAGGTTGATAATGTTCCAACATGAATCGATTTTGCATACTGATCACATTCTTCTTTAGAATGCCAGTGTCGGTATGTCCAAGGTTTAGAGATTACCTGGAGGTATCTTGAAGTTTTTGCACCAGAACTACGA contains:
- a CDS encoding CitMHS family transporter, with product MLTFLGFSMIVVFMYLIMSKRLSAFSALTVVPVIFALIAGFTDLGPMMMKGLETIAPTAIMIIFAILYFGVLIDTGLFDPLVAKVIKVVGGDPLKIVVGTAVLSLIVALDGDGTITYLIVVTAFLPLYNRLGMNKLILACMPALAMGVMNLTPWGGPAVQATAAVKADVTDLLLPLIPSMIAGTLWVLAVSYFLGRRERKRLGVVTIDTAFSKEIAADIDMGMDASIKRPKLFWFNLILTILILTALVMGLLPLPALFMIGFAIVMIVNYPNLQDQKDRLHAHAGNILTVVSMIFAAGIFTGIIDGTGIVKAMADTLIAVIPDALGPKLTVIVGLISMPFTFFMANAPFYFGIIPIMAETAAHFGIQPLEIGQASLLGQPLHLLSPLQGSIYVLMGLLGIDIGDHIRFTAKYAVGTALVMIIVAVLFGVLSI
- a CDS encoding DUF1932 domain-containing protein, yielding MKLGFIGFGEAAFELSIGLKQEGLETICAHDVMLDHPTFGPQIKERAKQAQVELEYTPESLLMREDLAMLIVAVPANKAYEVSDSLKPYLRKELIYIDVSASTPDIKRKISNSLKEKGVSFVDASMMGPLPVYKHKVPILASGEGTDAFIDIMSRYGMDISKVSEKPGDASAVKLIRSIFMKGLPALLVEMLEAAHKFGVENLVISSISETMNSKIFEETMNRLVTGTSIHALRRSIELEGSIEMLESSNLSSLMSNAAKDKLQLLAELNLKEKFQGKTPENWLDVITAFEDTNKKSSNIS
- a CDS encoding DMT family transporter, whose protein sequence is MIASRAKFAASLYATMSISFWGISFVSTKAVLDKLDPYTLLVIRFGIGALFLLVLLVLKRYPLKIPFTYIPHLIVLGILGVFVHQVIQATALLTIDASAAGWIISFSPVFTVILSVLFLHEKMTVLKAAGMIVAIIGVLLVTTSGSQQSFQFPINIGYLLMILSTLNWAIYSVLLKRLHIQLPSLVITFYMCLLGFALTTPFLIRNKGWEIMPLLTDVEWAHLLFLGVFVSGVAYWYWAKALEVLEASQVSVFLYLEPVATLITAILLLQEKIIPISILGGIIIIMGVILVNGRLFTFLNSLPWRNKDS
- a CDS encoding MFS transporter is translated as MRNKWIILLLLWLTYMVSYLDRVNISTAGPLMMKDLNMDADSFGWILAAFTLGYGLMQIPGGMLADRFGAKKVMIFGVIWWSIFTGLSGMVASVGMLIAMRALFGAGEALGTGSQWKMLGQFFQGSDRNLASSLYNTAIPLGPALCAPLSVWIMGKVGWQGLFYWFTVPGIVIAILLYWFLPNDSREDSPSAGKSGKKEKRFALKDIVKYPSSWLIFTAYLTKSVAAWGLLGWIPTYLNTSRNIDFKDLGLASSIPYILGFFGLLFFGWLGNRVKHRASLIGVIYLLAGVGLYFAFSAETTNGSIMYLSIASFFIFGAYGPFWGLTLDLFPSEIHGTLSGFTNFGGQIGGFVSPLVVGYLVKSTGSFNYGFLFMIVTLIVASIALFGLDYLKIKANKNRGFPEQKFV
- a CDS encoding cysteine dioxygenase, whose amino-acid sequence is MTLIEQAKHILDELNSPTRFELREALLALDINFDELKPLLQSAEDKPYYRKLLYQNDEVELLVMNWSGIECAPHDHGHSYGWIQVVNGITINTVYEVKENQLPEELFSQYQEEGKIFFAPQKGVHKMNSAGGTDLVTLHLYSPPIKGMMVYDLEACAACVVSDDCGAWWPDHLSQKVKEIQLKKRE
- a CDS encoding MurR/RpiR family transcriptional regulator; amino-acid sequence: MENPLLKLKNNISQLTETQRRVADYILKNPVDVAFLTVDQLALTVKTSTTTIMRLTFSLGYSGYTEFQKGLQELLRNNAAPQIRLETNLKDLDDSDLWMRCAENQFNNIQSTVEMISTESLNTALEMIISADRIFCTSVRSGLPVAQHLSFGLNRLLGNCELIVSDLSDWVDKGITLTSKDLVIATSFPRYARRTVEFAIAAKNNGAQVISITDSYSSPLVEYSNLVLPCSSTSIAFHNSPVASMLVADYLISSIAINYPEKTKDRLDEINSILTQINYHYTD
- a CDS encoding S-adenosylmethionine--2-demethylmenaquinone methyltransferase, with protein sequence MSKLAPLLSKDIIERAESLNTTLISDAMGCTGSMDYKIKPVASGMKVVGTALTVSLRPGDNLFLHQAIYDGKEGYVLVADGKGHTTNAYLGELMAGAAKAMGIEGIIIDGLVRDKETLSESDFPIFAKGFIPNGPLKDGPGELHKPISCGGVSVVPGDLIIGDDDGVVVVPKDKIEEVLSKAEKKLDYEKTRLENIAAYEKARTEGRPGGNIQPHWLREQMKAYGL